The following are from one region of the Paenibacillus bovis genome:
- a CDS encoding putative phage tail protein: protein MDKQMLSLQEQQGSDWDRATNHSILRSIAAVADNRELLASGNRFVSAKGAELFSYLPAYYETSRIMHADMETKGIEMDALYHALEETFQQFFVCTATWGIGYWENELGIVSDATKPLEQRRAVVESKLRGGGKFSGALVKNVAEAYDGGTVKVTFQPERWNFTIQFVDTHGIPPNLDDLKAAIEEIKPAHLSIEYKFSYLLIREIHEIKTLTEMEAIPLSKFAGGAV from the coding sequence ATGGATAAGCAAATGCTATCGCTACAGGAGCAGCAAGGAAGTGATTGGGATAGAGCAACAAATCATTCCATACTTCGTTCCATAGCTGCAGTAGCTGACAACCGGGAGCTGCTTGCAAGTGGTAATCGATTCGTGAGTGCCAAAGGAGCCGAACTGTTCTCCTATCTGCCTGCCTACTATGAGACTTCGCGTATCATGCACGCCGATATGGAAACAAAAGGTATTGAAATGGATGCATTATACCATGCACTGGAAGAAACGTTCCAGCAATTTTTCGTCTGTACAGCCACCTGGGGAATCGGTTACTGGGAAAATGAGCTGGGTATTGTCAGCGATGCGACCAAGCCTTTGGAGCAGCGCCGTGCTGTTGTGGAATCCAAGCTGCGCGGCGGCGGCAAGTTCTCCGGAGCGCTCGTCAAAAATGTGGCAGAAGCCTATGATGGCGGGACAGTTAAGGTAACGTTTCAGCCGGAACGATGGAATTTTACAATTCAATTCGTCGATACCCACGGTATTCCGCCCAATCTGGATGATCTGAAAGCAGCGATCGAAGAGATCAAGCCGGCTCATTTGTCGATAGAATACAAATTCAGCTATTTGCTGATTCGCGAAATTCATGAAATAAAAACTTTAACGGAAATGGAAGCAATCCCATTATCCAAATTCGCAGGAGGTGCAGTGTAA
- a CDS encoding baseplate J/gp47 family protein: MADFPYYLEKQTEENIMQRMLDRVPSDIDKSEGSFIWDAEAPVAFMLSEAAIWAQELLRRGFASTAASSDENFRSEELDLRAAEHGVTRRGAVQAIGKVTFTGEPGKSIPGGTVIATPADDVSGEASLEYETTTSVILDTTGKAEAPIRALVAGRASNVPAGTITILSTSISGITRVTNSSAVTGGSNIESDSSLLERFYARVRNQGTSGNKAQYMQWAGEIAGVGASRVVPLWKGPGTVGLYLLDADKRAANSDIVTAVQKYIDPTQDGQGEGTAPAGPVITVMAAEEVPVNISVQLTLASDASLEQVRALIQKGVTAYLKQLAFNDSLVRYTRIAAILLDIPPIIDYSHLTVNGTSDKNIEIGASQVAVLGTVTVNG, translated from the coding sequence TTGGCAGATTTCCCTTATTACCTGGAAAAACAGACAGAAGAGAATATTATGCAGCGTATGCTGGACAGAGTGCCTTCGGATATCGACAAATCGGAAGGCTCTTTTATTTGGGATGCAGAAGCACCGGTCGCTTTTATGCTGTCGGAAGCAGCAATCTGGGCGCAGGAACTGCTGCGCCGTGGATTCGCCAGTACAGCAGCCAGCAGTGATGAGAATTTCCGCTCGGAAGAGCTGGATCTGCGGGCAGCCGAGCATGGCGTAACCCGGCGCGGCGCTGTGCAGGCGATCGGCAAGGTGACTTTTACCGGTGAGCCTGGCAAAAGTATTCCCGGCGGTACAGTCATTGCTACACCGGCAGATGATGTATCCGGCGAGGCTTCACTGGAATACGAGACCACTACATCGGTCATACTGGATACGACCGGCAAAGCGGAAGCACCGATCCGCGCACTTGTCGCTGGCAGAGCCAGTAATGTACCTGCTGGCACCATTACTATTTTATCGACTTCCATTAGCGGGATTACGAGGGTGACGAACTCTTCAGCCGTAACAGGAGGCTCGAATATCGAGAGCGATTCTTCTCTGCTGGAGCGATTTTATGCAAGAGTCCGCAACCAGGGTACGAGTGGCAACAAAGCACAGTATATGCAGTGGGCAGGCGAGATTGCTGGTGTAGGTGCCAGCCGCGTCGTGCCGCTCTGGAAAGGACCTGGTACAGTAGGCCTCTATCTGCTGGATGCAGACAAGCGTGCAGCGAATAGTGATATTGTGACAGCGGTACAGAAATATATTGATCCGACGCAGGATGGACAAGGTGAAGGAACTGCCCCGGCTGGACCGGTTATTACCGTAATGGCTGCCGAAGAAGTGCCGGTGAACATCAGTGTTCAATTGACACTTGCGAGTGATGCTTCATTGGAGCAGGTGCGAGCGCTTATTCAGAAAGGGGTAACTGCCTATCTCAAGCAACTGGCCTTTAACGATTCGCTGGTGCGCTATACCCGTATCGCTGCGATTCTGCTCGATATCCCGCCGATCATCGACTATAGCCATTTAACCGTTAACGGAACCAGCGACAAAAACATCGAAATCGGCGCCAGTCAGGTGGCTGTGCTGGGGACGGTGACGGTCAATGGATAA
- a CDS encoding XkdQ/YqbQ family protein produces the protein MSYKVIVKDKYDITPLIETISMRDSLDQIACQASIRVAVPSGSGLPSLAPGMDIRISGIPFGDKSFHPLLHPGVIWEIESTNSGTKRLNMTVYDRMIYLEKSEDEYLLPKDQTASQRIRKYAKDWNITLGTIPETKSKLGKAVYRAQTIFSMIFADLKETAKSDGPMFHPRMTSRGLELFELGSNSNVIQLDRLIDMTQMRTLEGAVTKIRVLAASESSDGKEVPSKALAVEEKGTKELGTLQKLMTDDQIKTADAAKKYAKNYLTGIQQTFTVTAPDINTIRAGDAVMVSGMKLIVMTASHDLGNPGTMTLELATADYVRRRYYLE, from the coding sequence ATGAGTTACAAAGTTATCGTTAAGGATAAATATGATATCACGCCCCTTATTGAAACGATCAGCATGCGCGATTCGCTGGATCAGATTGCGTGCCAGGCGAGTATTCGCGTAGCCGTTCCATCCGGCTCCGGCTTGCCGTCACTTGCTCCGGGTATGGATATACGAATTAGCGGCATTCCTTTTGGAGATAAAAGTTTTCATCCACTGCTGCATCCCGGCGTCATCTGGGAGATTGAAAGCACAAACAGCGGTACCAAGCGGCTGAATATGACAGTTTACGACCGAATGATCTATCTGGAAAAATCCGAAGACGAGTATCTGCTGCCCAAAGATCAGACAGCGAGCCAGCGTATTCGCAAATACGCGAAGGACTGGAATATTACACTCGGTACGATTCCCGAGACAAAATCCAAGCTGGGCAAAGCGGTCTACCGGGCACAGACCATCTTTTCCATGATCTTTGCCGATCTCAAGGAAACAGCCAAATCAGACGGGCCCATGTTCCATCCGCGTATGACCAGCCGCGGACTGGAACTATTTGAGCTGGGCAGCAACAGCAATGTGATTCAGCTGGATCGGCTGATCGACATGACCCAGATGCGTACCCTGGAAGGTGCAGTCACCAAAATCCGGGTACTGGCTGCTTCCGAATCGTCAGATGGCAAGGAAGTACCTTCCAAAGCATTGGCTGTAGAAGAAAAAGGAACCAAAGAACTGGGAACCCTGCAAAAGTTGATGACCGATGACCAGATCAAAACAGCCGATGCCGCGAAAAAATATGCCAAAAACTATCTGACCGGTATCCAGCAGACCTTTACGGTGACCGCGCCAGATATTAACACAATTCGGGCAGGCGATGCGGTAATGGTCAGCGGCATGAAGCTGATCGTCATGACAGCCAGCCACGATCTGGGCAACCCCGGTACGATGACGCTGGAGCTGGCGACTGCGGATTACGTGAGAAGGAGGTATTATCTTGAGTAA
- a CDS encoding holin yields the protein MDMFNDVLTFASTLAVIILALVQMVKTAINIPKNLVPVLGMVIGLLIGAAAYPFTELDLVARLWAGSLGGLSATGLFELAFNPKNGTTRENR from the coding sequence ATGGACATGTTTAATGATGTACTAACATTTGCCTCTACGCTGGCTGTAATTATTTTGGCACTGGTTCAGATGGTCAAAACAGCCATTAATATCCCAAAAAATCTGGTACCGGTGTTGGGAATGGTTATCGGTCTGCTGATTGGTGCCGCAGCATATCCATTTACCGAGCTGGATCTGGTTGCTCGTCTGTGGGCAGGCAGTCTGGGTGGCTTGTCGGCGACAGGACTGTTCGAACTGGCGTTCAATCCGAAAAATGGAACGACTAGAGAAAATCGCTAA
- a CDS encoding DUF2634 domain-containing protein codes for MANLFPDTDDFIWGDEQTAADADSTEVIFGRSWRYDYDAGDFVMTPSGRVAVADEKEAWVQWCHKAILTPRYRHVIYSRDYGSELEELIGSALGRAVMESEITRMVSEALLMDERTASVDQFTFTWSEDHCMMSCRITNVQDDTEILESEVI; via the coding sequence ATGGCTAATCTGTTCCCGGACACCGACGATTTTATCTGGGGAGATGAACAGACGGCAGCAGACGCGGATAGTACAGAGGTAATCTTCGGACGCAGCTGGCGGTATGACTATGACGCCGGTGATTTTGTCATGACACCGAGCGGCCGGGTAGCAGTCGCCGATGAAAAGGAAGCCTGGGTGCAGTGGTGTCACAAAGCGATTTTGACTCCACGTTACCGTCACGTTATTTATTCGCGGGATTATGGCAGCGAGTTGGAAGAACTGATCGGCTCTGCACTCGGCCGGGCTGTGATGGAAAGTGAGATTACACGGATGGTCAGCGAAGCGCTGCTGATGGATGAACGAACAGCCAGCGTCGACCAGTTTACCTTTACCTGGTCGGAAGATCACTGCATGATGAGCTGCCGAATAACGAATGTACAGGATGATACCGAAATTTTGGAAAGTGAGGTGATCTGA
- a CDS encoding phage tail assembly chaperone, translated as MSLNENLSEEQILDSLFEAADKLPEETVRIQRLDLLMTLRGLTSSKVDSIRERCTVRKTTKGRTEEKVDTETFNALLISEATAQLEVKGLQLNGWGDPRITSRLKLSGGEQAVRRMLLAGELDAVGDKVLELSGFGVELEDLKN; from the coding sequence ATGAGCTTGAATGAGAATCTATCCGAAGAACAAATTTTGGACAGTCTGTTTGAAGCGGCGGACAAGCTGCCAGAAGAAACAGTACGTATCCAGCGTCTTGATCTGCTGATGACCCTGCGTGGTCTGACATCCAGCAAGGTGGACAGTATTCGCGAGCGTTGTACGGTACGTAAGACGACCAAAGGTCGTACCGAGGAAAAGGTGGATACCGAGACATTCAACGCGCTGCTGATCTCGGAAGCAACGGCCCAATTGGAAGTCAAAGGATTGCAGCTGAACGGTTGGGGTGATCCACGTATTACCAGCCGTTTGAAATTGTCCGGTGGAGAGCAGGCAGTACGTCGTATGCTTCTGGCTGGTGAGCTTGATGCAGTAGGCGACAAAGTATTGGAATTGTCCGGTTTTGGCGTGGAGCTTGAAGACCTAAAAAACTAA
- a CDS encoding 5'-nucleotidase C-terminal domain-containing protein has protein sequence MVTKKMIFSLAVSAMFTLNMSGLVHAAAPTALTVEGIKQQTEQDAGTGTHITLLHTNDVHAHALEESPSMGLAKIAGLADLYREANPNTLLVDDGDAVHGTSFATLVRGESIIKVMNEMNFAALTPGNHEFDYGYERLLELSKMANFPFISANLTQKDTGAAPFEPYIIREVNGVKIGFFGLTTPETAYKTNPNNVTNVSFTDPTEAARKMVAELQGTVDVIVAMGHIGMDQSTEQTSIDIVNAVPGIDVFIDGHSHTLLENGQLENGTLIASTGEYGEHLGVVDLWVDKGDVTKKEAYTVDEKAAANVTPDPEVASLITSIQSSQEPILNEEVAKSSVLLDGSREKVRAGETNLGDLITDAMRSVSGADAAITNGGGIRASIDAGSVTKGDVVTVLPFGNLVISIDVTGADILAALENGATDYPTAKGAFAHVSGITYKIDPAKPAGSRVHSVTVAGAPLDLNKTYNVATNDFLVAGGDEYKMFLGKQQTGTYGTLDEALIQHMQSLGSVNMTTSEKRITAAPTPGNATKPAPAPADKPAATKPAAPAKPVTPAKPAPGKPAAATKPAPAKPSAPAAQADSDVYVVKNGDTLYSIAKKHGTTWQELRDANDLTNAHWIYPGQKLELPDAS, from the coding sequence ATGGTAACAAAAAAAATGATTTTCAGCCTGGCTGTGTCAGCAATGTTCACTCTGAACATGTCTGGTCTAGTACATGCTGCTGCTCCAACTGCTCTTACAGTAGAGGGAATCAAGCAGCAGACCGAACAGGATGCGGGAACAGGCACGCATATTACTCTCTTACATACGAATGACGTTCATGCTCATGCCCTGGAAGAATCCCCATCGATGGGACTCGCCAAAATCGCCGGGCTTGCCGATTTGTACCGGGAAGCGAATCCCAACACACTGCTGGTCGATGACGGAGATGCTGTACACGGTACCTCATTTGCTACTCTTGTTCGCGGCGAGAGTATTATCAAGGTCATGAACGAAATGAACTTTGCAGCGTTGACACCGGGTAACCACGAATTCGACTATGGCTACGAGCGCCTGCTGGAACTGTCCAAAATGGCCAACTTCCCGTTCATCTCCGCCAACCTTACACAAAAGGATACCGGAGCAGCTCCTTTCGAGCCTTATATTATCCGTGAAGTAAACGGTGTAAAAATCGGATTCTTCGGTCTGACTACACCGGAGACCGCTTATAAGACCAATCCCAACAATGTAACCAATGTCAGCTTTACCGATCCTACGGAAGCTGCCCGTAAAATGGTAGCCGAGCTGCAGGGCACAGTGGATGTTATCGTAGCTATGGGTCATATCGGTATGGATCAATCCACTGAACAGACCAGTATCGATATCGTAAATGCTGTACCGGGTATCGATGTATTTATTGATGGTCACAGTCATACCCTGCTGGAAAACGGTCAGCTGGAAAATGGTACCCTGATCGCCAGCACCGGTGAGTACGGTGAACACCTGGGCGTGGTTGATCTATGGGTCGATAAAGGCGATGTAACCAAAAAAGAAGCCTACACAGTCGATGAAAAAGCAGCGGCAAATGTAACTCCCGATCCGGAAGTTGCCAGCCTGATCACTTCTATTCAGTCTTCCCAGGAACCGATTCTGAACGAAGAAGTAGCCAAGTCCTCTGTCCTACTGGACGGCTCCCGTGAAAAAGTACGCGCAGGCGAGACCAATCTGGGTGATCTGATCACAGACGCGATGCGCTCTGTATCCGGTGCAGATGCAGCAATTACCAATGGTGGCGGTATCCGTGCTTCGATCGATGCCGGATCGGTAACCAAAGGCGATGTGGTTACGGTTCTGCCATTTGGTAACCTGGTCATTTCGATTGATGTGACAGGTGCGGATATTCTGGCAGCTCTGGAAAATGGAGCAACCGACTATCCAACAGCCAAAGGTGCTTTTGCCCATGTATCCGGAATTACGTACAAAATCGATCCTGCCAAACCGGCAGGCAGCCGTGTCCACTCTGTTACGGTAGCCGGAGCACCACTGGATCTGAACAAAACGTATAATGTCGCTACAAATGATTTCCTCGTAGCTGGCGGCGACGAATATAAAATGTTCCTCGGCAAGCAGCAGACCGGAACCTACGGAACACTGGATGAAGCACTGATCCAGCATATGCAGTCTCTGGGCAGTGTCAATATGACGACATCCGAGAAACGCATTACGGCAGCGCCGACACCAGGCAATGCCACCAAGCCAGCACCTGCTCCTGCTGACAAACCTGCTGCGACCAAACCGGCAGCTCCAGCCAAGCCTGTGACTCCGGCGAAACCAGCACCTGGCAAGCCAGCAGCAGCTACCAAACCGGCTCCGGCCAAACCATCAGCTCCTGCTGCACAGGCTGACTCTGACGTCTATGTAGTAAAAAATGGCGATACCTTGTACTCTATCGCCAAAAAGCATGGAACAACCTGGCAGGAACTGCGGGATGCCAACGACCTGACCAATGCTCACTGGATCTATCCAGGACAAAAACTGGAACTGCCGGATGCTTCGTAA
- a CDS encoding LysM peptidoglycan-binding domain-containing protein, which translates to MDIYLIDGTRNFFHFPVNPEEISISRSKGYETINMLEYGEFDFTIGDKIKEISFSSFFPKDYDPSYCRYSNLPAPQAATNQLNHFLVSKRPAQLIITGTGVNVPVYLITYNTNFRGGEPGDISFDLTFRTWRDAKVKQQKTTAKGKANSKSGSRTDLKQNGKTYTVKSGDSLFKIAKLQLGDSAKWNAIYKLNTKTIGNNPNNIRPGQKLVMPS; encoded by the coding sequence ATGGATATTTACCTGATCGACGGGACACGAAACTTTTTTCATTTCCCGGTTAATCCCGAGGAAATCAGTATTTCTCGTTCCAAAGGCTATGAGACGATCAATATGCTGGAGTACGGTGAGTTTGATTTCACTATAGGTGACAAAATCAAAGAAATCAGCTTTTCATCCTTTTTTCCAAAAGATTACGATCCGTCCTACTGCCGGTACAGCAATCTGCCTGCACCACAGGCTGCAACGAACCAATTGAACCATTTTCTCGTATCAAAACGCCCGGCCCAGCTGATCATTACTGGAACTGGCGTGAATGTCCCTGTGTATCTTATCACCTATAACACCAATTTCCGTGGCGGGGAGCCAGGTGATATCTCGTTTGATCTTACTTTCCGGACCTGGCGAGATGCCAAAGTGAAGCAGCAAAAAACAACTGCCAAAGGCAAAGCAAACAGCAAATCCGGTTCACGAACCGATCTCAAGCAGAATGGCAAGACCTACACTGTCAAATCTGGAGATTCCCTTTTCAAAATCGCCAAGCTGCAGCTGGGTGACAGCGCCAAATGGAATGCGATCTACAAGCTGAACACCAAAACTATCGGCAACAACCCGAATAATATCCGGCCCGGACAAAAGCTGGTGATGCCGTCATGA
- a CDS encoding glycoside hydrolase family 25 protein: MQARSTRNAQGIDVSHWQGTINWKQVQAAGKQFVFVKASEGTSYRDDRFVSNIQGARAAGMLVGAYHFLNAQNTAAARQEAAHFIDCLKRIGGAGSLDLPPVMDYEDNPGKLGKSQVNAVALAFLQEVERLSGRRPIVYTGNAFAAQFDRRLSEYDLWIARYSGTRVPDDCSAWQKWDFWQYTDTGQVPGIQGGVDLNEYHGTISELQTRYAKNHNNDEGDEEPMTAEEKKAFAALEATVKAQSDRIASLTDSRDMLKSSVSKMDSRVQQMEQSRSMKIPEWAQEAVSKAVTAGIVDDPEGGSYDFYRLITVLHRKGLI, encoded by the coding sequence ATGCAGGCGAGAAGCACGCGTAATGCCCAGGGTATCGACGTATCCCATTGGCAGGGAACGATCAACTGGAAGCAGGTTCAGGCAGCCGGCAAACAGTTTGTTTTTGTCAAAGCCAGTGAAGGTACAAGCTACCGGGATGACCGGTTTGTATCCAATATTCAGGGCGCCCGCGCAGCAGGAATGCTGGTGGGCGCTTATCATTTTCTGAACGCGCAAAATACAGCCGCTGCCAGACAAGAAGCAGCTCATTTTATCGATTGTCTGAAAAGGATAGGCGGAGCCGGCAGTCTGGATCTGCCACCTGTTATGGACTATGAGGATAACCCCGGCAAGCTTGGCAAGAGCCAGGTCAACGCTGTGGCACTCGCTTTTTTGCAGGAGGTGGAGCGTCTGAGTGGTCGCCGTCCCATTGTTTATACAGGGAATGCTTTTGCGGCGCAGTTTGATCGCCGTCTCAGCGAATATGATCTGTGGATTGCCCGTTACAGCGGCACTCGTGTACCAGATGATTGCTCCGCCTGGCAGAAGTGGGATTTCTGGCAGTACACCGATACCGGTCAGGTTCCGGGGATTCAGGGCGGCGTCGATCTGAATGAATACCACGGTACAATCAGTGAACTGCAGACCCGATATGCAAAGAATCATAACAATGATGAGGGAGATGAAGAGCCAATGACTGCAGAGGAAAAGAAAGCTTTTGCCGCACTGGAAGCCACCGTAAAGGCGCAAAGCGACCGGATCGCATCGCTGACCGATAGCCGGGATATGCTGAAATCCAGCGTTAGCAAAATGGATAGCCGTGTTCAGCAGATGGAACAGAGCCGTAGCATGAAGATTCCGGAATGGGCGCAAGAAGCGGTCAGCAAAGCGGTAACAGCAGGTATTGTCGATGATCCGGAGGGCGGAAGCTATGACTTTTACCGACTGATTACTGTACTGCATCGCAAGGGATTGATTTAA